In Chloroflexota bacterium, the genomic window TCGTTGATTCTGGCATCCGGATCGGGAACAAGTGCATGACCGTTGATATTCAAAAGACAAGGATTCAGAGGCTGGCTACTATCAGGGGCAATCACCCGGCCCCGTGATTGTGGCCTGGTCGTAGCCAGGTGGGTTAGCAGCTTGCCCAGGTGGGAATTATCTCTTATCTTGAACTCCTATCGCGAAGAGGGCAAGTAGTCGCCGCAGCATGCCATAGAACTCGACTGCAGGCATAACAATTACCCTAATACCTGCTCAGCCTTATTCTGGTCGCTCGTTTTCACTACTACCATAGCCTTTCCAGGAACTGGTTCTATGAAAGCATAGAAATACTCCAGATTGATGTTGTTCCTGGCCAATGGCTCGGCGACGTGATCAAGCAGGCTGCCCGCCTGATCGGGAATCTCCACTGCCAGAACATTGGTGAGTCTTACCGTGAAGCCAGCGTCGCGGAGAGCCTGAGCAGCCTGCTCCGGTTCGGCGACTATGAAACGTACAATACCGAAATCAGGATGATCAGCCACACACAGGGCACGTATGTTTATGTTTCCCGACTTAAGTACCTTTAGCAGGGCCTGGAGCCGGCCAGGCTCATTTTCTAAGAAGGCTGAAATCTGCTTCATTTTCACGGCCTTACCTCCTACCACCATTTCTGGTTATGTTCCTCAGCCGCTTAGGCACTTCTTCACGGACAACGGCCTTGGCC contains:
- a CDS encoding amino acid-binding protein, yielding MKMKQISAFLENEPGRLQALLKVLKSGNINIRALCVADHPDFGIVRFIVAEPEQAAQALRDAGFTVRLTNVLAVEIPDQAGSLLDHVAEPLARNNINLEYFYAFIEPVPGKAMVVVKTSDQNKAEQVLG